A single region of the Pantanalinema sp. genome encodes:
- a CDS encoding HAMP domain-containing sensor histidine kinase: protein MSWWLAGALIGGATWLVTSLAHRRREREREAALVERLAANDARVAHFLGMISHELRTPLSSVLAFAEFLEDGLGGPLSRDQGVYVNRIQVATAQMQRLVDDLLDYHRVSQGRFQLACRPLNYCELVKGALAQARPAFSAKHQRLELVLPHHLAPVYGDPERLSQVLLNLLSNASRYTPEGAEVRVEVAREGVEVATRVVDDGPGISQEAVAHLFEPFFQANAGATSRQSGLGLGLAIARGLMLAHHGSLSVESAPGKGAVFVARMPLAAAGFTLPLERAALTQPLQPLLSEA from the coding sequence ATGTCATGGTGGCTAGCGGGCGCGTTGATCGGGGGGGCGACCTGGCTTGTGACGAGCCTGGCGCACCGGCGCCGCGAGCGCGAGCGAGAGGCCGCGCTCGTCGAGCGCCTGGCGGCCAACGATGCGCGGGTGGCGCACTTCCTCGGCATGATAAGCCACGAGCTCCGCACGCCGCTCAGCTCGGTGCTCGCCTTCGCCGAGTTCCTCGAGGACGGCCTGGGCGGGCCTCTCTCCCGGGACCAGGGCGTCTACGTGAACCGCATCCAGGTCGCCACCGCCCAGATGCAGCGCCTGGTGGACGATCTGCTCGACTACCACCGGGTCAGCCAGGGGCGCTTCCAGCTTGCGTGCAGGCCTCTGAACTACTGCGAGCTCGTCAAGGGCGCCCTCGCCCAGGCGCGACCGGCCTTCAGCGCCAAGCACCAGCGCCTGGAGCTCGTCCTGCCGCACCACCTCGCCCCGGTCTACGGGGACCCCGAGCGCCTCTCGCAGGTCCTGCTCAACCTGCTCTCCAACGCGTCGCGCTACACCCCGGAAGGGGCCGAGGTCCGGGTCGAGGTGGCGCGCGAGGGGGTCGAGGTCGCCACCCGGGTGGTGGACGACGGCCCCGGGATCTCGCAGGAGGCCGTGGCGCACCTGTTCGAGCCCTTCTTCCAGGCCAACGCGGGGGCCACCTCGCGCCAGTCCGGCCTGGGTCTGGGCCTGGCCATCGCGCGGGGACTGATGCTCGCCCACCACGGCTCCCTTTCGGTCGAGAGCGCTCCCGGCAAGGGGGCGGTCTTCGTCGCGCGAATGCCGCTCGCGGCCGCCGGCTTCACCCTGCCCCTGGAGCGGGCCGCTTTGACCCAGCCCCTGCAGCCCCTCTTGAGCGAGGCCTGA